The stretch of DNA CGACCCCCATCCCGACGACCGCCGCCAGCAACACGAGGGAGAGCGAGGGGTGGACCATCCGTCCGCAGGGTGGCACACCCGAATCATAAACGTTCGCGGCCGAGTATCGCTGACGATACTACCGGCGGGCCCGCAGTGCCGACCACACCGCGACGGCACCCAGCAGGAAGGCCGGCACCAGCGGGAGCGCGAGGTACGCGGCCCGCAGGGTCAGTCCCAGCGATCGGACGAACCCCTGTGCGGCCGGGAGGACGAGGAGGGCCGCCGGGACCACGAGGAAGCCGACGACGACCGTCGCGACCAGCGCCCACCCCTCCCAGCCGAACTCGTCGCTGGGATCGGCGCGCCGGGGCGGCTCGCCGCTGGGGCGGTGGACGTGGCCGTCGTCCGTGGACGAGTCGGCCGTCGGGTCCTCCCCCGGCGTGACGGTCACCGTCTCACCGTCGCCGCCACCCTCCGCGGTCGCGTCCTCGGTCATCGTCCGCACCGTCCGGGACGAACACGACCTCGCCGAACCCCGCCAGTCCTTCGCGCGGCTCGTGGCCCCGGGCCGTCTCGCTCGTCGGGAGCGTCCCCCGCCGCTCGGCGGTCGCCCGCTTTTCGCCGGGACCGGAGCTCCCCGCGGGCGATCGGCATCCGCCAGGCGGTCTGGAAGACCAGCGCCTCGTCCCGGCCGACGGTCGGGTCCGGGACCTCCTCGTAGGTGACGACGTCCGTCCCGCCGTGACCGGTGTACTGGACGGCGTACATACCAGTCGCTGGGGTCAGCGCGCGCAAAACGCTGGCGGTCCCGTCGCGGGCGGTACCGGCGATCCGGGCGGCCCCCGGTCAGACCGTCTGCGGACCGGAGCCGGTGGTCGGTTCCGGCCGCTCGATCTCCAGGAGGCTGACCCGGTGGCCCTCGTCGCGCTCGTGTTCACCCCGCTCGTCGGCCGCGACGCCGCGTCGCTCGTACAACCCCTCGAACGTGCACTCGTGGCACGTCACGTGGTACACCCCTTTCATACCGAGACCCTGCTCCAAGACCACAATAAATCTTCTGTCGATAACGGGCCCCCGCTCGGGTGGCCGGAACCGTTTACCCGGACGCGACCGACGGCCCGATATGGTCGATTTCCAGTCCCGCGACACGCGTCGGGGAGTCGACGACGACCAGCCCGAGGGCGAGGACGAGAGCGAGGACGAAACGGACGCCGACGAGCAGGCGGCGGAGCCAGCGGACGCCCGGCAGCCCGCGGACGGGGCGGACACACGGGAGGCCGAGGTCGACGGCGACGACGAGGGGGCGGCGGCCGCCAGCGACGCGGACGGGGAACCGACCGACGACGCTCCGGCGGCGGAGACCGCCGACGACCCGCTGGCCGAGCCGGGGAGCGAGCAGGGGACCGACGGACCGGGCGACGACTCGCCGGCCGACGGGCCGCCCGCGGCCGGTGCGGCGGGGTCGAAGGTCGCCGGCGGCCGGCCGGAGGCGACCGCGTCGCCGGACGACGACGCGGCCCCCGCGATCGACGTGGCCCTGGTCGGCGTCGGGACGGAGGACGGCGGGGCACTGGAGACGGCGGCGGCGGCCGTCGAGTCCTGTGGCCACGCCGTCGCGACGCGCGAACGGCTCCGGCCCGACTACGACGGCGTCCAGCAGTCGGTCGACGCGCTCGTCGGCCGCGACGACGTCGACGCCGTCGTCACCGTCGGCGGCGTCGGCATCACCCCCGGACAGGTGACCGTCGAGGCCACCCACCCGCTCTTCTCCAAGGCGTTGCCGGGGTTCGGCGAGGCGTTCCGCTCGCTGCTGTTCGAGCACATCGGGACCGGCATCGTCGCCGAGCGGTCGACCGCCGGCATCGCCGACGGGACGGTCGTGTTCTGCCTCCCCGACGACCCGGAGGCCGCCCGCCTCGGGATCGAGGAGATCGTCGCCACCGAGGGACCGCGGCTCGTCGACCACCTCTCGGAGTGAGCGCGGCCCGGGACAGCGGATTCGCCGCCGCCGTCCCGACGGCCGTCGGTGCCGAGACCGTTCACACCGGGGTTCCGGGTTCGCCCCACCGGACCGCCGAAGTCTTGCGATTTCATTCGTTTTACGCGAATTAACCGGTCGTCGAGTGGCGCGCTCTCCCGACCGGGAGCTCCGAACGTACGAACGCTGCAGCACCGAATTTGGGGCCGTTCAACGGTCTAAACGGACGTAAAGCGAGCTTAAGCGCTTCCCCCCTTCAAGTGCAACCGGCCACACGCCCCAGATGCAATGTCCGATCGCGAAGCCACCCGACGTGGCGTGCTCAAGGGTATCGGCGCTTCAGTCGCTGCGGCGATGGGCACCGCGGCCCTCTCGGGCTCGGTGGCCGCCGGCAGTCCCTGGGAGTCCGTCGAGTCGCCGACGGGCAACACCGTCCACGACGTGGAGTACACGGCCGCGGGAGCCTACGCCGTCGCCGGCGGCGGCGTCGTCCTCGAACGGACGGAGCTGGGCTGGAAGAAGATCGTCGACGGCGGCCCGACCGGCAACGGCAACAACCTCTACGGCGCGGACGTGACCGACGACGGGAAGGCCCTCTGGTTCGTCGGCAGCTCCGGTGCGATCGGCGAGTACGACGTCGAGTCCGGGGTCCTGACCGACCACAGCGCGCCGATGGACGTGACCAACAACTTCAACGACGTGTCGGTCACGGGCGCGGCCGGCGAGGCCGACGTCTACGTCGCCGGCGACTCCGGGAAGATGTACTACTCCTTCGAGAACGGCGCGAGTCAGACCTGGGAGTACGTCACGCCGGGCTCCGGGTCGGCCATCAACGCCGTCGACTTCTTCGACGACCGCAAGGGCCACATCGTCGACGGCAACAAGTCCGTCTTCGCGACGGCCGACGGGTCGACCTGGGACAAGATCGGTCTGGCCGACGCCAACGTGAACTTCTACGGCGTCGACTCGGACGGCTTCGACGACGTGTGGATCGCCGGCGGCGGCGGGATGATCTTCCACTGGGACGGCGTCGAGTGGACCCCCGCCGACACCGGCGACGCGAGCCTGCGCGACATCGAGGTCACGGACGCCGACGACGACGGCTACGCGGTCGGCGGCGGCGGGAAGGTCTACGACCTCGACGACCGCTGGACGCAGGAGCAGACCCCGACCGGACAGAACCTGAAGGCCGTCGTCCGGGGCTCGACCGACATCGCGGTCGGCTCCGGCGGCACGATCGTCGAGAAGTGACGCCGCCTCGCTCCCGCTGACCGCCACACGCTCCCCCCGATCCCCGCTGGCCCCGAGGGCGGTCCCCCGCCGCCGTGCCCGCGGCTCCCCGCCGACTGTCAGCGGTACGCCCCACGCCGTCCGGATCGGGTCCCCCCGCCGTGCCGCCACCGTCGTTTTGCCCCTCGCCCCCGAACTGGGGCTATGGAATCAGTACAGGTGCAGGGCACCTCGGTCCCCGCGATCGGCCTGGGCACGTGGCAACTGACGGGTACCGACTGCCGGGAGACGGTGCGGACCGCGCTCGAACTGGGCTACCGGCACGTCGACACCGCACAGGCGTACGGCAACGAGCGGCAGGTCGGCCGGGGGATCGCGGCGGCCGACGTCGACCGCGAGGACGTCTTCCTCACGACGAAACTCGACGGGGGCAACCGCGATCCGGCGAGCGTCCGCCGGTCGGTCCACGAGAGCCTCGCCAAGCTCGGCACCGACTATCTGGATCTCCTCCTCATCCACTGGCCGAACGCGCCGTGGATGGTCGACAACGGCGAGACGCTGCGGGCGATGGACCGCCTCGTCGACGAGGGCCTCGTCCGCAACGTCGGCGTGAGCAACTTCCCGCGGGACCTGCTCGACGACGCCCGCCGGCAGTCCGACGCCCCGATCATCACCGACCAGGTGCAGTACCACCCCTACTGGGACCAGCGGGAGCTGCTCGACTACTGTCGCATCCACGACGTGTTGCTGACGGCGTACAGCCCGCTGGCCCGCGGCGGCGTCCTCGACGACCCGGCGCTGGTCCAGATCGGCAACCGCCACGGCAAGTCCCCCGCACAGGTCGCGCTCCGCTGGCTCGTCCAGCAGGACGGCGTAGCGGCCGTCCCGAAGGCGTCGAGTCGCGACCACCTGGCGGCGAACCTCGCGGTCTTCGACTTCGAGTTGACCGACGCCGAGATGGAACGCGTCAGGGACCCCTCGAAGGTCACGACCGGCTATCACTACGCCCGGTCGATGCTACCGTTCTGAGGGGGGTCCGTCGGCCGCCGCGTCGCTCGCCCGCCCGTCGGCCACCGCCTGCCCCTTTCCCCGGTAGTACAGCCAGAACAGCACCGCCAGCGTCAGCGGGAACAGGACGACGGCGGCGACCGCCAGCGGCGGGAAGAGGAGAAAGAGGACGAGCGTGCGCCACGAGACGACGGTGTCGCGTGCCATACCGGCCGTCCGGTCGGGACCGGCACCTGTCTTGTGGTCGCCGGGGCGGTTTTCCGGGTCGGGACCCAACGGTCGGGTATGCCGACCCCGCTGACCGACGGCGTCTGGTGGTACGACCTCCCCGGCACCAACGCCTACCTCGTCGACGACGGGGGGACGCTGACGCTGGTCGACGCCGGGATGCCCTGGCACGGCAGCCGCCTCCTGACAGGCATCAGGGAGGCAGACTTCGCCGTGCAGGCGCTGGACCGGGTCCTGGTGACCCACTACGACCTCGACCACGTCGGCGGCCTGTCGGCGTTCGACCACGTCGACCTGACCGTCCACGTCGGCGCGGCCGACGCCGACCTCGTCACGGGAGAGCGCGCGCCGCCGCTTGGCAACCACAAGGGCGCGCTCCAGCGGCTCACCGGGCCGCTCGTCTCGGCCCCGGACAACCCCGTGGAGCCGGTCGCCGACGGCGACACCGTCGGCAGTTTCACCGTCCACGAGACCCCGGGCCACACGCCCGGCCACGTCTGTTTCGTCAGCGAGGCGCTCGACACGGCGTTTCCCGGCGACCTCGTGCGCGAGGACGGCGGGCAGTTCGTC from Haloarcula litorea encodes:
- a CDS encoding molybdopterin-binding protein, encoding MVDFQSRDTRRGVDDDQPEGEDESEDETDADEQAAEPADARQPADGADTREAEVDGDDEGAAAASDADGEPTDDAPAAETADDPLAEPGSEQGTDGPGDDSPADGPPAAGAAGSKVAGGRPEATASPDDDAAPAIDVALVGVGTEDGGALETAAAAVESCGHAVATRERLRPDYDGVQQSVDALVGRDDVDAVVTVGGVGITPGQVTVEATHPLFSKALPGFGEAFRSLLFEHIGTGIVAERSTAGIADGTVVFCLPDDPEAARLGIEEIVATEGPRLVDHLSE
- a CDS encoding WD40/YVTN/BNR-like repeat-containing protein, whose protein sequence is MSDREATRRGVLKGIGASVAAAMGTAALSGSVAAGSPWESVESPTGNTVHDVEYTAAGAYAVAGGGVVLERTELGWKKIVDGGPTGNGNNLYGADVTDDGKALWFVGSSGAIGEYDVESGVLTDHSAPMDVTNNFNDVSVTGAAGEADVYVAGDSGKMYYSFENGASQTWEYVTPGSGSAINAVDFFDDRKGHIVDGNKSVFATADGSTWDKIGLADANVNFYGVDSDGFDDVWIAGGGGMIFHWDGVEWTPADTGDASLRDIEVTDADDDGYAVGGGGKVYDLDDRWTQEQTPTGQNLKAVVRGSTDIAVGSGGTIVEK
- a CDS encoding aldo/keto reductase; the protein is MESVQVQGTSVPAIGLGTWQLTGTDCRETVRTALELGYRHVDTAQAYGNERQVGRGIAAADVDREDVFLTTKLDGGNRDPASVRRSVHESLAKLGTDYLDLLLIHWPNAPWMVDNGETLRAMDRLVDEGLVRNVGVSNFPRDLLDDARRQSDAPIITDQVQYHPYWDQRELLDYCRIHDVLLTAYSPLARGGVLDDPALVQIGNRHGKSPAQVALRWLVQQDGVAAVPKASSRDHLAANLAVFDFELTDAEMERVRDPSKVTTGYHYARSMLPF
- a CDS encoding MBL fold metallo-hydrolase, which encodes MPTPLTDGVWWYDLPGTNAYLVDDGGTLTLVDAGMPWHGSRLLTGIREADFAVQALDRVLVTHYDLDHVGGLSAFDHVDLTVHVGAADADLVTGERAPPLGNHKGALQRLTGPLVSAPDNPVEPVADGDTVGSFTVHETPGHTPGHVCFVSEALDTAFPGDLVREDGGQFVPSPWFISYDTDAVRRSIREFAERAPDFGAAGTGHGVPFSRGGRERFDRLVGRL